The nucleotide sequence TCCTGACCTTCGGGTGCCCGCGTCCGTGTCCCCACTCGGCCCGCGTGCGCCCAGCCCAGCACCAGAGAGATTCGAGGAGAACCCACACCCGTGGCCGTCAAGATCAAGCTGCAGCGCCTCGGCAAGATCCGTGCGCCGTACTACCGCATCATCGTTGCCGACGCGCGCACCCGCCGGGACGGCAAGGCCATCGAGACGATCGGCAAGTACCACCCGAAGGAAGAGCCGAGCCTGATCGAGGTCGTCTCCGAGCGCGCCCAGTACTGGCTGGGTGTCGGTGCGCTGCCGACCGAGCCGGTCCAGCGCCTGCTGGAGATCACCGGTGACTGGCAGAAGTTCAAGGGCCTGCCGGGCACCGAGGGCACCCTGAAGGTGGCCGAGCCGAAGCC is from Amycolatopsis mediterranei and encodes:
- the rpsP gene encoding 30S ribosomal protein S16, whose protein sequence is MAVKIKLQRLGKIRAPYYRIIVADARTRRDGKAIETIGKYHPKEEPSLIEVVSERAQYWLGVGALPTEPVQRLLEITGDWQKFKGLPGTEGTLKVAEPKPSKQDLFNAALAAAGEEPSTEATTPKKKSAPKKAEAEKAEAAEGEKSE